Below is a genomic region from Amyelois transitella isolate CPQ chromosome 4, ilAmyTran1.1, whole genome shotgun sequence.
CATAAACTAgtttatcattcattcattcatttagtcACAtcgatatcccttgcagggtagacagagccaacagtcttgaagaaactgataggccacattcagctgtttggcttaacaatagaactgagattcaaatagtggcaggttgcctAAAATAAGCATCCCAAGTTATCATAAGCAagtaaagtttatataaacttatccgtttgttgccttttacgagtggtcctattcttttttatattagtgccatgaaccacacggcacgccaTTAGCTAGTctgttatatttatgaaaaaatattaagaaaatttgaaaaaaataaaatttattaactattttcggcttaaacaatatattaaaTGGTCATTTACTAAACcacaagcttgcatgaaagcATAACAAGTTTTAGCACCCACAAATTTGAAccctcttttttttaaagccttGGAAAGTTCATGAGACTTAACACTTTCAGCAGGAATATCTCCTGCATGTTTCCAATGATTCAAAATAGGGTTGTAATTGACAAAACTCcaaacaaattttgaaaagtCCTCTTCATCactttccatttttaaataacatttggCATTGTTAATTATGGCATTAATTTTCCCCTTGTGTCTCACAATCTCTGAATTCAACATCAGATTATTGATATCATTTTCTGttaggtttattattttatgaggatcaaaattaaaaaataactttctatAACTTTGTCtctttttcaaaatagtaATCCATGAAAGTCCTGCTTGTTGTCCTTCTAAGCAAATCATTTCAAATAAACGAAGTTTATCACGCTCAGGTTTACCCCATTCTTCATCAtggtatttaatataaattggatCTTGAGAAACCCATCCACATCTGATAAAATTCTCTTCTTTAACTTTCATCTTAGAATATAAGTCCTTGtaatcgccttaaaaaaatttaaagttgaaGTAATGTTTCAATTTTCATCTACCATTATAAGGAACTTCAAATCTGTtgcttcttaaaaatatagaaacagGCACTTAGTTGTATAATATTGCAGATACTGGTAAATGATTTTGTATcctttttatgtaaaagttcaaaaatatacaaagactAAAGTAGGTACCAAACATtcactatttaatttattattactttttcgtGTCAATCAAAATACAAGAAACAATAAGCGCATAAGGGGAAGTCAGTCGCGAAAAGTACATGAATCGTGTTTGAACATCAAGtcgatattaaaacaaaagtttcgATATCGATTCCCATTTGGGGGCCGACTCGTCATATGTACCTATCTGGCTATGATCTGGCTAAACCATTTTAAGCGTAAAcgatataattaatacttgcTATAATCCAACCAAAGCATCAAAGAGcattgtcaatgtcaaaagtTTCATATCCAGCGAGCTGTTCTGTCATAACAATCGTATCAATGTTGGCAGTCCTGTCTATCAAACatgacaataaatttataaataagtcgATACTCTCAAACTATCA
It encodes:
- the LOC106129397 gene encoding DNA-3-methyladenine glycosylase 1-like, whose product is MKVKEENFIRCGWVSQDPIYIKYHDEEWGKPERDKLRLFEMICLEGQQAGLSWITILKKRQSYRKLFFNFDPHKIINLTENDINNLMLNSEIVRHKGKINAIINNAKCYLKMESDEEDFSKFVWSFVNYNPILNHWKHAGDIPAESVKSHELSKALKKRGFKFVGAKTCYAFMQACGLVNDHLIYCLSRK